A window from Actinomycetospora corticicola encodes these proteins:
- a CDS encoding type VII secretion protein EccB → MAGRRELIESEDFQRRRGVAALVRGDDLAVADVARRPNAALLTGLVVVVLVAALSAASAFLTDRPPDGWRDEGTVVLDRDTGARYLATDGLLRPAPTLTAALLAGGRRGEPVLVPHARVLTVPVGTALPDDGSPQLPPALAAPVPLTACVTGPDRDAPDQVAVYAGPVVGPSTAATGFLARASGTGEAVLVAGGRTHLVAPQALPLLGWSPGQVREVPGPWLGLLPRGGELSLREAPGPVVATTDGTRYVLDRGRARLVADETTARLLPAPVRTVVPDEVLRLPAGPVVGIADVPSIPPTVPDREDAAVPCVVRGGDGPTLAVFGAVAAPGLPAGPERLLAGGERAVRVTWHVPPGGGALLAPPEFDADARPAGRTVDEGMVLVDAGLGFGVRDDEALRALGYTRGQVLPIGRPWFALLAGGPQLAVPD, encoded by the coding sequence GTGGCGGGCAGGCGGGAGCTCATCGAGTCCGAGGACTTCCAGCGCCGCCGGGGCGTGGCCGCCCTGGTGCGCGGGGACGACCTCGCGGTGGCCGACGTCGCCCGGCGCCCGAACGCCGCGCTGCTCACCGGCCTCGTCGTCGTGGTGCTCGTGGCCGCGCTGTCCGCCGCCTCGGCGTTCCTCACCGACCGCCCTCCCGACGGCTGGCGCGACGAGGGCACCGTCGTCCTCGACCGCGACACCGGCGCCCGCTACCTCGCCACCGACGGCCTGCTCCGGCCCGCACCCACGCTCACCGCCGCGCTGCTCGCCGGGGGCCGACGCGGCGAGCCGGTGCTCGTCCCGCACGCGCGCGTCCTCACCGTGCCCGTCGGCACCGCCCTTCCCGACGACGGGTCGCCGCAGCTCCCGCCGGCGCTCGCGGCTCCCGTGCCGCTCACCGCGTGCGTCACCGGACCCGACCGCGACGCCCCCGACCAGGTCGCCGTGTACGCCGGGCCCGTCGTCGGACCGTCGACGGCGGCCACCGGGTTCCTCGCGCGCGCCTCGGGGACGGGCGAGGCCGTGCTCGTCGCGGGGGGACGGACCCACCTCGTCGCCCCGCAGGCCCTGCCGCTGCTCGGCTGGTCCCCGGGGCAGGTCCGGGAGGTGCCGGGGCCGTGGCTGGGACTGCTCCCCCGCGGTGGCGAACTCTCCCTGCGGGAGGCGCCCGGGCCGGTCGTGGCCACCACCGACGGGACCCGGTACGTTCTCGACCGGGGCCGGGCGCGGCTCGTCGCCGACGAGACCACGGCACGTCTGCTGCCCGCGCCGGTGCGCACCGTCGTCCCGGACGAGGTCCTGCGGCTCCCGGCCGGACCCGTCGTCGGGATCGCGGACGTCCCGAGCATCCCGCCGACGGTGCCCGACCGGGAGGACGCCGCGGTCCCCTGCGTCGTCCGCGGCGGGGACGGCCCGACGCTGGCGGTGTTCGGCGCCGTCGCGGCGCCGGGGCTGCCGGCCGGCCCGGAACGGCTGCTCGCGGGCGGGGAGCGTGCGGTGCGGGTGACCTGGCACGTGCCCCCGGGCGGCGGGGCCCTGCTCGCGCCGCCGGAGTTCGACGCCGACGCGCGGCCGGCCGGGCGCACCGTCGACGAGGGCATGGTGCTGGTGGACGCCGGGCTCGGGTTCGGGGTGCGCGACGACGAGGCCCTGCGCGCCCTCGGCTACACCCGAGGCCAGGTCCTGCCGATCGGCCGACCGTGGTTCGCGCTGCTCGCCGGGGGCCCGCAGCTCGCCGTGCCGGACTGA
- a CDS encoding formyltransferase family protein: MRVVLFGYQKWGTRLLASLLESRHEVVLLVSHPEEDSAHEPAIFQEPVADLAREHDIPVLYRQKAVDDELVAAITDSGAEIGVACNWRTWISPKVFSAPTRGTVNTHDALLPKYAGFSPLNWALINGESQVGITAHWMDADLDRGDIITQRTVPVTPTDTTEDLFQRTVELFGPLTLDALDRVEHGPHDWLRQDPEHASFFHRRADRDNRIPWDRPARDLVNLVRAQTGPYPNAWCLHEGRRLRVLEASVSRNRCGGTNGRVFAREGTGVIVVAGPEAWHGDQHGLVLQRVRDEDGVDHVAGDYFRRMGDYLD; this comes from the coding sequence GTGCGCGTGGTGTTGTTCGGCTACCAGAAGTGGGGAACGAGGTTGCTCGCGAGCCTGCTCGAGAGCCGCCACGAGGTGGTCCTCCTCGTGAGCCACCCCGAGGAGGACTCGGCGCACGAGCCGGCGATCTTCCAGGAACCGGTGGCCGACCTCGCCCGCGAGCACGACATCCCGGTGCTCTACCGGCAGAAGGCCGTGGACGACGAGCTGGTCGCCGCGATCACCGACAGCGGCGCGGAGATCGGCGTCGCCTGCAACTGGCGCACCTGGATCTCGCCGAAGGTGTTCTCGGCCCCCACCCGCGGCACCGTCAACACCCACGACGCCCTGCTGCCCAAGTACGCCGGGTTCTCGCCGCTGAACTGGGCGCTGATCAACGGCGAGTCGCAGGTGGGGATCACGGCGCACTGGATGGACGCGGACCTCGACCGCGGCGACATCATCACGCAGCGGACCGTGCCGGTGACCCCCACCGACACCACCGAGGACCTGTTCCAGCGCACCGTCGAGCTCTTCGGGCCGCTGACGCTCGACGCCCTCGACCGCGTCGAGCACGGCCCGCACGACTGGCTGCGTCAGGACCCGGAGCACGCGAGCTTCTTCCACCGGCGCGCCGACCGGGACAACCGGATCCCGTGGGACCGGCCGGCCAGGGACCTGGTCAACCTCGTCCGCGCCCAGACCGGGCCCTATCCCAACGCCTGGTGCCTGCACGAGGGCCGGCGGCTGCGGGTGCTCGAGGCGAGCGTGTCGCGCAACCGGTGCGGTGGGACGAACGGTCGGGTCTTCGCCCGGGAGGGCACCGGGGTGATCGTCGTGGCCGGTCCCGAGGCCTGGCACGGCGACCAGCACGGTCTGGTGCTGCAGCGGGTGCGCGACGAGGACGGGGTCGACCACGTCGCCGGGGACTACTTCCGCCGGATGGGCGACTACCTCGACTGA